CGCGCCCCAAAAATCTGCAACTAACTCATAGTTTTCCCCACTGCGGCGAAAGCCCAAGTCATAGCCATTGTCTTGGCGAATTACATAATCAGCCTGGGTGGTATCGCCTTGATATCCCCTGACGGCTGTGTTGCACTTCACCTGATAGCCTAGTTCCTGCAATACCTCATGCAAGACTTCACCATTTTTGATTTGGACTTTAATTGTTGTGAAATGAGACATGGAAATTTAACCTCAGTTATATATTTTATCAAGAGCGATCGCGCGGGCTTAGAAGTAAAAGTCAAAAGGCAAAAGTAAATATTTTTTCTTTCTTTTGCATCACAGCTTTTTGCCTTCTTTGTTGATTATACCCACCGTCCCACTACCACTCGCAGGGTTCCATCTACCATTATTTCTTCCTCCTCAACCGTGAAGCCCTGCTCTTTTGCTGTCGCCATCAGAGTTTTGTGAGCATACTTGTGGTTAATCTCATTCATAACATTCTGTGGCATCAACCCACCACCGCGCATCAAAATCTCATAGGTTTCCCCGTCGCGGCGAAAGCCCCAGTCATACCCGTGCGGACGCCGGATTACATACTCAGCTTCTTTGGTATTGCCGAATGGATCTGCAACCAGGGCATTGTACTCAATTTTATACCCTAGCTCCTGCAACGCCTGATGCAGAATCTCGCCGTTTTTGATTTGGACTTTAATCTTGGTTAAATGGGACATAATAATTTTAACCTCGTTAATGAGTGGGCGATCGCAGTCACAAGTCAAAATTAAAATTCAAAAGCAAAAAGGCAAATTCCATACTGTTTGTTTTGCCTTTTTACTTTTTAAGCCCAGCGTCCTACTACTACCCGAATAGTTCCATCGGCTAAAACTTCTTCCTCCTCAACTGTAAATCCTTGCGCTGGTGCTGTCTCCATTAAGGTGTGATAGCCATAGCGTTGAGTGAGTTGGTTTAGCCATTGCTGCGAATACTGGTAGGCGCGGTCGTACTCAGAAATAATGGCTTCAAACTGCCCATCTTCTTGTCGCTTGAAACCAATATCGTTGCTTGCTGAACCTAGATGTTGACGACGGATAATTACCTCTGCTGTCTGCTCCCGTACATCCCCTACAAAGCCATAAAGGTGTTGAGCGTCATTATGAACTTCAACATTCTTGAAGCCCACATCTTCCAGTGCTTTCACGAGGGCCTCTTGATTTTTAATTTGCGTCTTGATGGAAGTAAAGTGTGACATAAGTAATGGTTAATGAGTAATGAAAAATGGGTAATGGGTAATGCAGAAGAATAAACATTATTTATGTTCTATTCGCAATACCCGATTACCACTAGCCATGAAAGCTGGACAAAATAATTAATCAACTTCTAGGGGGTCAATTCCGCGCTGGATTGTATATTTTTTCAATTCCTCAACCAGGTGGCTATCATTAGAAGCAGTTCTAGCACCAGCTTCAGCCGCCCATTGTTTCAAGTCTAAGATTTGGGCGCGAGCGATCGCAGCTAAGGGTACCGTCTCTTCTGTTGAACGCAGTATATCCTCTGTTGTAAAATCCTGCCTTTGGCCATTGGTTCCTCGTCCAAACGCCCTGTGCATCGCATCAATAATCACCTGCTCAATCTCAGCACCGCTGAAATTTTTCGCTTGACGAGACAACAACCCTAAATCAAACTCGCGCAAGCGACTAGGACGCAAGCGCTGCAAATGCACTTTGAAAATTTCCTTACGTTCTGTTTCTGTCGGCAAATTCAAAAAGAAAATCTCATCAAATCGCCCCTTTCTCAACAACTCCGCAGGCAAAATTCGCACGTTATTCGCAGTCGCCACAATAAACACCGGGCTAGTTTTCTCCTGCATCCAGGTAATCAAACTGCCAAATACACGCCGCGAAGTTCCAGAATCTCCATCGGCGCCCATTGTCAGGCTGCCAAACGCCTTATCAATTTCATCAATCCACAGCACGCAGGGAGCCATTGCTTCAGCTACCTGAATCATCTTCCGCACTTGGTTTTCGCTTTCGCCGACAATTCCAGCAAACAAGCGTCCCGAATCTAAGCGCAATAAAGGCAATCGCCATTCATGAGCGATAGTCTTAGCTGAAAGCGATTTACCAGTACCTTGAATTCCCACCAGCAATACACCTTTGGGGTTAGGAATTCCATAGCGTCTAGCTTCTTCACTAAATGCATCTTGGCGCATCCGCACCCACTGTTTCAAATTCTCCAATCCACCCACATTTTTCAGGGATTCTTTGGAAGTGTAAAACTCTAAAATCCCTGTCTGGCGAATTGTTTGCTTTTTCTCCTCCAACACTCCGTCAATATCCGTTTCATTGATATGTTGTTTAGCTGCCAAAGCCTTCGCTAAGACGCGCTGAATTCTGGCTCGACTTAATCCTTGGCAAGCTTTTATTAGCTGTTCCCGTGCTAATCCAGTTATCTTTAATTTTTCAGGGACTACCAGTTGGGAAATTAGGTAATTAATTTCTTCCACGTTGGGCAAGGGGAAATCAACTACGGTCACTTCTTCCATCAAATCTGCTGGCAGTTCTAGGGCGTGACTGAGGATTATTAACGTTTTGCGACTGCGTTTCAGTTCTCGCGCTAGAGTTCTCAACTCTCGCACCACTGGGGAATGCTTATCGCTGTAGGGATAGTGCATTTTTAAAATAGGGTGCAAATCGCGCAGCACAAAGATAGTGGGGTCTTTGGTATCGCTGCGAATCCGCAACAATGCGCCCATGATCGAGCCTTTATCGGCACCGTTGTCATCCCAGCCGCGCACGATATCCCACATTAATATTTTGCGCTCTGCGCCGATCCGTCCAGCCACATCGAGCAAAACGTCCTCTACGGGTTCTTCTTCTACGCTAACGATGTAAAGCAGGGGGTAATGGGCGCGGATCATTAAATCCAGCTTATTCACCAGCGCGGCATGGGGGCTGGTGTTACCGCCCAGGATGGCATCAGAGGTTCCGGGCTGCTTTGGAGTATTGCTCATTGGAATTCTATCCCGAATTTTGGCGAGGACGCCGGGGGCTGTTGCATTGATATCCATCTAATTTAGCAAGTAGAACAGGGGTGTCACCAGCAAGCCGACCAGAAGCGATCGCGGAGTGAAGCGGCTAGCTGTGAGACAATGAGCGATCGCGGACTGTCCAGCTACAGAACGCCGCCCGATTACTTAAAGAGGAATAAATTTTCAAATGAGTACCACAGTCGCAGACATCGCAGTAAAAACCATCAACGGTGAAGAAAAGCAGCTTGGGGAGTACGCCGGGAATGTTTTGCTGATTGTCAACGTCGCGTCGCAGTGCGGCTATACGCCTCAATACACGGGGCTGGAAAAATTAAACGAGAAGTACGGTAGCCAAGGATTGCGCGTCCTCGGTTTCCCCTGCAACGATTTCGGCGCGCAGGAACCAGGTAGCCCTGAAGAAATTATGAATTTCTGCACTACCAATTTTGGCGTTAAATTCGATATGTTCGACAAAGTTAAGGCCAAAGGTTCGGGACAGCACCCGCTTTATAATCGCCTCACCAATGCAGTCGATCCAAAAGGCGATGTAGGCTGGAACTTTGAAAAATTCTTAGTCAACAAACAAGGCGAAGTTGTAGCGCGATTCAAGAGCGGCGTCAAGCCAGATTCACCAGAATTGATTGCAGCAATTGAGAAGGAATTAGCTAAATAATACTTCTAGTTCCCTAGCTATGCTAGGGAATGATTTCGGCAGGCTCCAGCCTCCAGTATTGCAGAGGCAGCAGCCCTCTCGATGTTCGTTATTAGGCTGGAGCCTGGTAACGAGAATATCCCCAATATTTATGCAAAACAAAACTAATCTCACAGTTCAAGAGGCACACAAGATTCTTAAGGCTTTCGACTGCATAAACAACAATACTGCATCAACACCAAATAAAGCCTTAATTCGCGAAGCTCTACTTCTTACAACCGATTTTTCCGATTACGAAATATTAGGAATTTGCGCTGATACAGCAGAGCAGGGTATCTTGGCCCTAAAAAGTTATGCAGATGCTTTGGGCTATGAACCAAATTTGAATATAGGAGCGATCGCAGGGCCAGTTTATATCAAATTCAACCCCAAAACCAACTTGTGTTATATCGATTCCTATCAAGGAAATCATCGCGGCGTGCTTGTATCCTGCCAATCTGCCTATGATGGGGGAATCAACGAAATGTACGGTCATTTACCACTAGATTTATTTTTGGCTGAAGCTTAAGCATGAACGTTGCAATTGTTGGTTGTGGTTATGTGGGTAAAACAGTTGCCCGCTATTGGCGTGAAGAGTTAGGTTTAGTCGTTACTGTAACTACAACTACTCCGGCGCGTGTTGCAGAAATGGAAGCGATCGCGCAACGAGTAGTTGTAGTTAAAGGCAATGACACAACAGGTTTAGAATCTGTTATAAAAAATCAGGATACTGTCGTTTTAAGTGTTGGCGCTGCTAATGCCAATGTCTACGAAGAAACTTACCTGCAAACTGCTAAAACCCTAGTCGAAGTTTTAAAGCAAACTCCCTCTGTGCGACAGGTAATCTACACAGGTAGTTATGCTGTCTACGGCGACAGAGATGGCGCGTGGGTGGATGAAGATACGCCAGTTGCACCTGCTAATGCAAATGGCCAAATTCTCTGCGATACAGAGCAAGTGTTGCTATCAGCATCGGGGGAAAACCTCCGCGTTTGTATCTTACGC
This portion of the Microcoleus sp. FACHB-831 genome encodes:
- a CDS encoding DUF1257 domain-containing protein: MSHFTTIKVQIKNGEVLHEVLQELGYQVKCNTAVRGYQGDTTQADYVIRQDNGYDLGFRRSGENYELVADFWGARINQQQFVNSITQKYAHKTLMATVQNQGFNVEEEETLVDGTVRLVVGRWV
- a CDS encoding DUF1257 domain-containing protein, producing the protein MSHLTKIKVQIKNGEILHQALQELGYKIEYNALVADPFGNTKEAEYVIRRPHGYDWGFRRDGETYEILMRGGGLMPQNVMNEINHKYAHKTLMATAKEQGFTVEEEEIMVDGTLRVVVGRWV
- a CDS encoding DUF1257 domain-containing protein, which encodes MSHFTSIKTQIKNQEALVKALEDVGFKNVEVHNDAQHLYGFVGDVREQTAEVIIRRQHLGSASNDIGFKRQEDGQFEAIISEYDRAYQYSQQWLNQLTQRYGYHTLMETAPAQGFTVEEEEVLADGTIRVVVGRWA
- a CDS encoding AAA family ATPase encodes the protein MDINATAPGVLAKIRDRIPMSNTPKQPGTSDAILGGNTSPHAALVNKLDLMIRAHYPLLYIVSVEEEPVEDVLLDVAGRIGAERKILMWDIVRGWDDNGADKGSIMGALLRIRSDTKDPTIFVLRDLHPILKMHYPYSDKHSPVVRELRTLARELKRSRKTLIILSHALELPADLMEEVTVVDFPLPNVEEINYLISQLVVPEKLKITGLAREQLIKACQGLSRARIQRVLAKALAAKQHINETDIDGVLEEKKQTIRQTGILEFYTSKESLKNVGGLENLKQWVRMRQDAFSEEARRYGIPNPKGVLLVGIQGTGKSLSAKTIAHEWRLPLLRLDSGRLFAGIVGESENQVRKMIQVAEAMAPCVLWIDEIDKAFGSLTMGADGDSGTSRRVFGSLITWMQEKTSPVFIVATANNVRILPAELLRKGRFDEIFFLNLPTETERKEIFKVHLQRLRPSRLREFDLGLLSRQAKNFSGAEIEQVIIDAMHRAFGRGTNGQRQDFTTEDILRSTEETVPLAAIARAQILDLKQWAAEAGARTASNDSHLVEELKKYTIQRGIDPLEVD
- a CDS encoding glutathione peroxidase, giving the protein MSTTVADIAVKTINGEEKQLGEYAGNVLLIVNVASQCGYTPQYTGLEKLNEKYGSQGLRVLGFPCNDFGAQEPGSPEEIMNFCTTNFGVKFDMFDKVKAKGSGQHPLYNRLTNAVDPKGDVGWNFEKFLVNKQGEVVARFKSGVKPDSPELIAAIEKELAK
- a CDS encoding DUF1824 family protein; this encodes MQNKTNLTVQEAHKILKAFDCINNNTASTPNKALIREALLLTTDFSDYEILGICADTAEQGILALKSYADALGYEPNLNIGAIAGPVYIKFNPKTNLCYIDSYQGNHRGVLVSCQSAYDGGINEMYGHLPLDLFLAEA
- a CDS encoding SDR family oxidoreductase is translated as MNVAIVGCGYVGKTVARYWREELGLVVTVTTTTPARVAEMEAIAQRVVVVKGNDTTGLESVIKNQDTVVLSVGAANANVYEETYLQTAKTLVEVLKQTPSVRQVIYTGSYAVYGDRDGAWVDEDTPVAPANANGQILCDTEQVLLSASGENLRVCILRLGGIHGPGRELVKIFGRVAGTTRPGNGDEPTNWIHLDDIVAAVEFARLHRLQGIYNLVDDAHLTSRELLDRVCEQHNLPKVSWDASLPKVRPYNALVSNQKLKAAGFQLIHPETI